The genomic DNA cGAAAAGGACTATTTTTGGTAGGACTAGGTCTATTCGTTGATCATGCAGGATTGGACCAAGAGCCAGAAGGAGTCTGCTGCCCGGAGCTGGAACCCACGGCGCCTCCTCTTTGGATCCGAGACGCCAGCTCGCACTTCGGGATGCCCCGAGAACTCTCTCGCAGTTCGAATTGATCCACGAAGTCCTGGAAGGCATTGCGACTGCACACGACATCGGCCTTGCATTCACCGTAACCTATGAAGAGCGACGTAACGGGAAAGGAGATTTATTCAATTTGAGCTCGAAGAGTGATGTTTAGTGTTTTAGCTTTCAAACACCAGAtttggaaattttgtgatttttttttttggggggacagGTGGGGAGCCCCTGCCCCCACTCCAGGACTAATGCAGAAAAAAGCAATACAAAGAAGAGGTCGTGGTTTTAGTGAAGAAAAGGGCGAAGAACTTAAAATGGAATATGATATAAAAGACAACCTTGGTTAAGATATCAGCTTTGATACAAAGTgttcaaagttcattgaccctacaaGACATTTGATCATAATTATATGACCCGAAACTCGTGCAAAACAATCACCAATACTTGTTTGTTTTTCATGCAATACAACCCTTTACATTAGACGCTATGATAACATTACAAATCTTAACCTTGATTAAGATTTCAATGATATTAATTATGCAAACTAAAACTCGTGCAAAACAAGCATTGATACTTCATCATCCTTAAATGTATGTTACGTCctgtaagtttcatgaaattagaTCAATATATCTCCAAAGCaataattacattaaaaaaatcactttggtGATGATTTCAATTTCGATACCCCaaacaagggcgccggaagcgggggggggggggggcaggggggcacttgccccccaaataaaatttttggggggcaaaacgagattttgcccccccaatgtgcccccctgaaagtagaaaaattataaattatttaaggacaaaagcaaacgaaggcacttttctgcctgaaaattgtcatttccattgtcaaaaatgaaaaaattttgccccgTCAACATTATCATAGTAAAGCCTCGCGTCTTCCGACGAACAGtacctctgtgaaacatacctttgataagccccttttccatcttattacagtgtgataacgtttaaccttttaatgaatacatttcagactaaaagcgaatggcaaattgatagtggtccaccaatgattaggtttataactctatgatgctggctgtgtcgtctaacaaacgcgcggtcgcccagcagaccggacccgatatcacaaACGCGCGTGAACAACGTATGGAATCTATGTcgtagctgtcaagcccagaaaccataacatctcgagaaacctgtttcaattatttcattttcaacttaatataaattgagttaatacagtgctaacaagtcagtgccctaaagaaaataccaaggtcatttcaactcaatatagacatgttatttgaaaattacacgcagaataatcatgtgtagaggattataatttataatttgtgaaaatggtgaatcccactcgaaagcaacttgagataatgtttagacatgaaaaaaataaaatcatttgtgAAAGTGTtttcttgaccggactcatttcatccgagatatgaataaaaatgtaaataaagaatataaaagaaaaaaataagcgttacagtactgctctactataaaaaaaaatcttaagatattttcacagccccgtattttcctctattccttttcattggcatgattggaaggcgttttgtctgatactatttcagctcatatgacatagcacttatgtattttagatttcaaaacttcttcccaatacctgttactaatcagatcgagatggcagctatgatctctggttcatcccagcttttgttattcatgggcgtttgcaaaaataaaaaaacaatccgggagtgggtggggctgcaagacctaaattttcgaagaaacttaagagcgagggggtttgtgatggggAGCTTGaaaattttctagaataaaattgaaggatttcgtgcacacttttggtgaattttgtgaattttgccctctcgatcggcggccccggctgcgtacggtcatgtttgtcatctttaaaaggcctatattacattggtttgaaacaatttcgtttgcaataaggctcggaatttgctggaactgcgaccctgatcatgaagaaacaccagtctgggtcagaagggaggaaacagaaggagcaaaaagaactccaagactgtttaatttgaagaaatttatttttgaatgctcttagaaatgcaacttttatactccatttttacacaaagtccttaccgtggggggggggggggtcccacagcctctcccgctcgatcgcttcggtatctcacactgtcaaaaatattgtgcccccttcgggattttgcccccccaaaactgaaagtgttccggcgcgcctgaccCAAAATATTGGCAAGTTCATTCACCTTTATGAACTTTGtccttgttcatgtgacctgaaactcatacAAGATGAACAGTACTGCATGAAATCCTTGCGCCCAAGTATCGTGAAATACGTGTAGGACAATATAGGGCCTACTTTCTATTAAGTAATGATGGCACTTCAAAGACCTTGCTTAAAACTCCAAAGTTGACGACGTCGCCGCGAAGCTCCCGCCGCCGGAAAACGGGGCCAACACTCTCGCCTTGCTAAGAAGGCAAGACAAAATCACAGAATCACAACttacaaatgataaaattcTCTGTTTTAGTATTAAGATTTCACTCGTCACAATTCCAAGGCTTTCAAACTTCATCATGCCTTTGCCGTAGATGGCGTAGTTGCCAAAACTGCGTTGACAGCACTGAACTAGAAATACGTATTTCTAGTTCAGTGGTGGACAGTGCAGAAGTGTGTAGCTTCGAAAGTGAAAGACTGATACTGATTTCAAAATATGACACTGACTCAACGCTGCATTTCATCAGCATTTTTCATTCTACAAGTTGTAAGGGAACGTCTTACAATGAGCTGCGATTGAtgtgatcaaccacaactatggaaagccaacatctaaaatgcatacgGTATTTGTTGAAAAAACATTCTAGATATATGCTACATATTCATAACTTCAAATTCTTTTTCTACAAAAATCAATGTGCTTCTGTCTGTTTACAAAGAACAGTGTGTACAATTATAATATTATGACTTTGGTAGATTTCCATGAAGTTTGTGTTGATCGGACTctttgtaactctttgtaagacgggccccagatctgacaactttctgGTGCCGTGTCAGATAAAAAAGGGACTTGTcagatattttgatatatgatattttaatatCCGACAAGTCTTTTCTGGAATTGCTCACCatggccctgtcttacaaagagttgtgactGATCCGATCGACTACAACTGTATTGatatccatccataccatattttttttctataggacATTTGCACAATCTCCATAGTGagcaaagagaatcacactgaatcttcaagagagcAATGAGTGTACACTGTATAtgaatacaatatatatatattatactgaaaacattttgaacaaatttgcatttcagatgttgacgttgctggccatccatactcgtggttgattggatcaatcgcaactctttgtaagacggggctcaggggcctgttgcagaaagtgttgcgtttaaacgcaagccaaaaaacaATCGCAattcccaaatgcgcgctgttgattggttgaaaatcaagttgcgcatgatttttaaagttacgattgattggaaatctTTCTGTGACGGGCCCCAGGTGAGCTGATTTTATATTCTTGCATATATTGGATGGGTTTGTTCATCTTGAAAATATGTATAGAACTTACTCATTGCAGCTCTAGGGGACATGAAAGATTCTTCAATGTTGAATGGTCCACATCCTCCATCCCCGGAACAAGAACAGCCCCGTGTCTTCTCACAGATACACCGTAGGCAGTAATCAGACACTGTTCAgaggggaaaaaatatcaaattagatATGCATTAGAATCTTTAATTGGGAATCTATCTAAGGCCTATAAACAAGAAAGAGTTGATCTTTATTGTTTTGTCACTTGTTAATTATTTATGCTGAGCTAGTGGAAtataagcagaaaaaaaatgtttaaaaactcttTCAAACAGATGGATATGGGTTGTCTAGTACGGAATAATATAGATGTGCATGTGTAGATATAATAAGAGTCGAATGTATAGCAGGGGTGGATTCAGGATTGTCCGGGGCTTCATCCCCTGAAAACACccagcaaccccccccccgaaaaaaaggcATCAAATTGTATCAAGTTATTTCCACTCATTCACGGGTGTGTGGAGGATACAAaaaaattgacgcaatctcactccTTCGCCACACCTCCTAGAGGAACggatttccattggttgagtgatatgagagagctatacaagcgcgtttctaattggacattgattaaaatataggtgtgtcttacagagataaaataaagataaattgttctcagaataccaattcggaaagattttaagggtattttatgtcactgattttaacagagataaaatattttattttatctgagataaaatggatctcagaataccacacCAGGTCATGGACGTTAAGTCTGGCCGCAGGTACTTCTGATGAAGTAAATACTATCTAGCTTTACTGAAAATCAGCCGatctttaaaaattatgtttcaaattaattctattgattcaaatttttTGGTAGAAGTGGTATGACGTTTAGTCTAACCTTCTTAGAACAGTGACTtgtcatataggcctattttcagCTGGACAAAAGTCTTGTCGCGATTTACAAATCATTCAGAATGAATCAACAAACTTCGTTTCTGACATCATATCGACATCAAAGTGACTGCAACACTGGGAATTTAATCATGCTGTGACTACTTTTGGCATGTTCGGCCTTGATAACAATTGTCTGGGAGGAAGTCGTTCGGTCGGTAGTGTAGGgatcaggggagcatttcatcaacattttcgtccgacaagatGTCAGCTCTGACATCTTTcctcaggggcgtcgatccatttttcagattggtgggcaaaatcatgaatcaaatttccaaaggcgctcgatcacacaaaacaaacaaactcacacacacacatatgcctatatatatgtgtgtacatatgtatgtatatatatatatatacacacacacacacatgtatatatctcaccaacagattaatgcgagcgcgaagcgcgagctgaaaattttgatattttgatcaaaaaaaaaaattgagtttaatggacgtttttaataaagaacaagatatatatatccaacaaaagattgtTGCAAAtcgagttcttttgaggtttagaactgaaaacgggaccatattccCCTATTTAATCATAGAAAGTATAggtttttgttacagaaatgatgcgagcgcgaagtgcgagctgaaatttttttatagtcCAATctaaaaagtggacattttgagcacgattttagacgaagaacgagttgtgtatctcaatctcgcttgctgatttctgtgtaacattacaatcttatttttatttttagcacatgtggaattattggggggggggtaaaatgatatgtttgcccccccctccATCCACGATATGCCCCCCAATaatttcattggtggggcgatcgccccccccccccataatcgaaACCTCTGtctttccttgattatgattgagaggcattgttaccatagtaaatGTCAGATAAAAtagtacttgtcggataaaacgtgtgacaagtcctttcatgaaacgctctcgGGAATGGCATAGAAGGCGGCCTCAGAAGCGATCCatccactccccccccccaacagtTTTGGCTTCGATTTTCATGTAGTCCTCCTTCTTT from Lytechinus variegatus isolate NC3 chromosome 8, Lvar_3.0, whole genome shotgun sequence includes the following:
- the LOC121420647 gene encoding lysozyme 2-like — encoded protein: MWSSNTSASLSDYCLRCICEKTRGCSCSGDGGCGPFNIEESFMSPRAAMSYGECKADVVCSRNAFQDFVDQFELRESSRGIPKCELASRIQRGGAVGSSSGQQTPSGSWSNPA